The Zingiber officinale cultivar Zhangliang chromosome 9A, Zo_v1.1, whole genome shotgun sequence genome window below encodes:
- the LOC122019766 gene encoding serine/threonine protein phosphatase 2A 57 kDa regulatory subunit B' theta isoform-like, with translation MIKQILNRLPRKPSKSSDSSVGGSVPPTSSSSSSRSGDLQGNRTTSLNSQVPPGSNPGSNHLNTYSLSVNSRLNGNYVPIYEALPSFKDVQQSERQSLFIKKLDLCCAIFDFIDPTKNLKEKDIKRQTLLELVDYVTSASSKFPENVMQETTKMVSINLFRNLTIPPREHMVLEKIDAEEEEPVMDPAWPHLQVVYEFFLRFVASPETDAKLAKRYIDHSFVLKLLDLFDSEDPREREYLKTILHRIYGKFMVHRPYIRKAINNIFYRFIFETEKHNGIAELLEILGSIISGFALPLKEEHKLFLVRALIPLHKPRCIAMYHQQLSYCVTQFIEKDCKLADTVIRGLLKYWPLTNSTKEVMFLGELEEVLEATQPADFQRCMVPLFYKIARCLNSSHFQVAERALFLWNNDHIENLIKQNNKVILPIIFPALERNSKSHWNQAVQSLTLNVRKIFSSHDPDLVAECLKKFEEDEAKNNEIISKHEATWKRLEEVAASNAAKGVISPNYFQIG, from the exons ATGATTAAGCAGATACTAAACCGGCTCCCAAGGAAACCGTCAAAATCATCTGATAGTTCAGTTGGTGGATCGGTTCCTCCGACCTCTTCTTCTAGCAGTTCGAGGAGTGGAGATTTGCAAGGCAATAGGACCACAAGTCTCAACAGTCAGGTCCCTCCTGGTTCAAATCCTGGGTCAAATCATCTAAATACATATTCTCTATCTGTTAATTCGAGATTGAATGGGAACTATGTCCCAATATATGAAGCATTGCCTAGCTTTAAGGATGTTCAACAGTCTGAGAGGCAGAGTTTGTTCATTAAAAAGTTGGACTTGTGTTGTGCTATATTTGATTTCATTGACCCAACAAAGAACTTGAAAGAGAAAGACATAAAGCGTCAGACTTTATTGGAACTTGTTGACTATGTGACTTCAGCAAGTAGCAAATTTCCAGAAAATGTCATGCAAGAGACAACCAAGATGGTGTCCATCAACTTGTTCAGAAACCTAACTATTCCACCTCGAGAACACATGGTTTTGGAAAAAATTGATGCTGAAGAGGAAGAGCCTGTAATGGATCCAGCATGGCCTCACTTGCAGGTTGTCTATGAGTTTTTTCTACGGTTTGTTGCATCTCCTGAGACTGATGCTAAGTTGGCAAAAAGGTATATAGATCATTCCTTTGTTCTTAAGctccttgatctatttgattctgAAGATCCTAGAGAGAGGGAGTACTTAAAGACGATACTGCATCGTATCTATGGAAAATTTATGGTGCACCGACCCTACATCAGAAAAGCTATAAACAACATATTTTATCGTTTTATCTTTGAGACAGAAAAACACAATGGGATTGCTGAGCTATTGGAGATTTTAGGAAGTATCATCAGTGGGTTTGCATTGCCATTAAAAGAAGAGCATAAATTATTCCTTGTACGGGCCCTGATCCCACTTCACAAGCCAAGGTGCATAGCAATGTACCATCAGCAATTATCATATTGCGTAACTCAATTTATTGAGAAGGATTGCAAACTTGCTGATACTGTTATAAGGGGCTTATTGAAATACTGGCCTCTTACAAACAGTACAAAAGAAGTCATGTTCTTGGGAGAGTTAGAAGAGGTTCTAGAAGCTACTCAGCCTGCAGATTTTCAACGATGCATGGTTCCACTTTTCTACAAGATTGCTCGATGTTTGAACAGTTCTCACTTTCAG GTGGCAGAAAGAGCATTGTTCCTTTGGAATAATGATCATATTGAGAACTTGATTAAACAGAACAACAAGGTCATACTACCTATCATCTTTCCTGCATTGGAGAGAAACTCAAAGAGCCACTGGAATCAAGCTGTTCAAAGTCTCACACTCAACGTTCGCAAGATTTTCTCCAGTCATGATCCTGATCTAGTAGCCGAGTGCTTGAAGAAGTTTGAGGAAGATGAAGCGAAAAACAATGAGATTATTTCAAAACACGAAGCAACATGGAAGCGCCTTgaagaagttgctgcttcaaatgcTGCAAAGGG TGTTATCTCACCCAACTACTTCCAGATTGGCTGA